One Gordonia mangrovi genomic region harbors:
- the nirB gene encoding nitrite reductase large subunit NirB, with translation MVGHRFVQTLRTRDIDNTWRIEVVSEEADPAYDRVGLSSYVGAWQRDSLALDGNTYAGDNRVVTHLGETVTDVDRAGRRVVTSAGREIDYDALVLATGSYAFVPPVPGHDNEKCFVYRTLDDLDAIRAAADAAGPGAPGIVVGGGLLGLEAANALKLMGMTPHVVEFAPRLMPMQVDDGGGSVLEKLVTDLGLTVHTGVGTANIADSASGGLTVTLSDDSEIDAALVVFSAGVRPRDQVARDAGLPVGERGGVLVDTSCRTDDPDVFAIGEVAAVEGRCYGLVAPGYSTAEVVADQLLGQQSTFPGADMSTKLKLLGVDVASFGDAMATTENALEIVYHDPVAGRYAKVVVSDDAKTLLGGILVGDASAYALLKPMVGSEIPGDPAALIAPAAGPAVGVDALPDEAEICSCNGVSKGTICSAIADGACEIADIKKTTCAGTTCGGCLPSIKSLLAASGVELSKALCEHFEQSRAELFEIISVTGVRTFSEIIERHGTGQGCDICKPTVASILASTSSDHILDGEQASLQDTNDHFLANMQKNGSYSVVPRMPGGEVTPEQLIVIGEIARDFGLYTKVTGGQRIDLFGARVDQLPEIWRRLVDAGMESGHAYGKSLRTVKSCVGSTWCRYGVQDSVGMAVLLEKRYRGLRSPHKLKFGVSGCARECAEARGKDVGVIATENGWNLYVAGNGGQSPKHAQLLASGVDDQTLVAYIDRYLMFYIRTADRLQRTAPWLEAMEGGLDHLKAVVCDDSLGLAGDLEEAMARHVAGYRDEWAAVLEDEEKLKRFVSFVNAPEVVDPTIQFTDADTERKVPVLLDMPVMPGRVDTESATNEATEREGVPT, from the coding sequence ATGGTGGGTCACCGCTTCGTGCAGACCCTCCGTACCCGCGACATCGACAACACCTGGCGGATAGAAGTCGTCTCCGAAGAAGCCGACCCCGCCTACGACCGAGTCGGCTTGTCCTCGTATGTCGGCGCCTGGCAGCGGGATTCGCTGGCGTTGGACGGCAACACATATGCCGGGGACAATCGCGTCGTCACCCACCTCGGGGAGACGGTGACCGATGTCGACCGTGCGGGTCGTCGGGTGGTGACTTCGGCCGGCCGCGAGATCGACTACGACGCGCTCGTCCTCGCGACCGGGTCGTATGCGTTTGTGCCGCCGGTACCCGGCCACGACAACGAGAAGTGTTTCGTCTACCGCACACTCGACGACCTGGACGCCATCCGCGCGGCCGCCGACGCCGCCGGACCGGGTGCGCCCGGCATCGTCGTGGGTGGTGGCCTGCTCGGACTCGAGGCCGCCAACGCGCTGAAGTTGATGGGAATGACGCCCCATGTGGTGGAATTCGCGCCCCGGCTCATGCCGATGCAGGTCGATGACGGGGGCGGGTCGGTGCTGGAGAAACTGGTCACCGACCTGGGGTTGACCGTGCACACCGGCGTGGGAACGGCGAATATCGCCGATTCCGCCTCGGGTGGGCTGACCGTCACCCTCAGCGATGACAGCGAGATCGACGCCGCGCTGGTCGTCTTCTCGGCTGGTGTGCGGCCGCGTGATCAGGTGGCCCGCGACGCGGGGTTGCCCGTGGGGGAACGCGGCGGCGTGCTCGTCGACACCTCGTGTCGGACCGACGATCCCGATGTGTTCGCGATCGGCGAGGTGGCTGCGGTCGAGGGTCGGTGCTACGGCCTCGTCGCGCCCGGGTACAGCACCGCCGAGGTCGTCGCCGATCAACTCCTGGGGCAGCAGTCCACGTTCCCCGGTGCGGACATGTCGACCAAACTGAAGCTGCTCGGGGTGGACGTGGCCAGTTTCGGTGATGCGATGGCGACGACCGAGAATGCGCTCGAGATCGTGTACCACGATCCGGTCGCCGGCCGGTACGCGAAGGTCGTCGTGTCCGACGACGCCAAGACCTTGCTCGGCGGCATCCTGGTCGGCGATGCGTCGGCGTATGCGCTGCTCAAACCGATGGTGGGCAGCGAGATCCCGGGCGACCCGGCTGCGCTGATCGCGCCGGCCGCCGGCCCCGCCGTCGGCGTGGACGCGTTGCCCGACGAAGCCGAGATCTGCTCGTGTAACGGGGTTTCCAAGGGAACCATCTGTTCGGCGATCGCCGACGGCGCGTGTGAGATCGCCGACATCAAGAAGACCACCTGCGCCGGCACCACCTGTGGTGGCTGTCTGCCCAGCATCAAGTCGCTGCTGGCGGCCTCGGGCGTGGAATTGTCCAAGGCGCTGTGTGAGCATTTCGAGCAGTCGCGTGCCGAACTGTTCGAGATCATCTCGGTCACCGGCGTCCGCACCTTCTCCGAGATCATCGAACGCCACGGCACCGGCCAGGGCTGCGATATCTGTAAGCCGACGGTGGCCTCGATCCTGGCGTCCACCTCCAGCGACCACATCCTCGACGGCGAGCAGGCATCGCTGCAGGACACCAATGATCATTTCCTGGCGAACATGCAGAAGAACGGTTCGTATTCGGTGGTGCCGCGGATGCCGGGTGGTGAGGTGACCCCCGAGCAACTCATCGTGATCGGCGAGATCGCGCGTGACTTCGGGCTGTACACCAAGGTCACCGGCGGCCAGCGCATCGATCTGTTCGGTGCCCGCGTCGACCAGCTGCCGGAGATCTGGCGCCGGCTGGTGGACGCAGGGATGGAGTCCGGGCATGCCTATGGCAAGAGCCTGCGCACGGTGAAGAGCTGTGTGGGCTCCACTTGGTGCCGCTACGGTGTGCAGGACTCCGTCGGCATGGCCGTGCTGTTGGAGAAGCGCTACCGCGGCCTGCGGTCGCCGCACAAACTGAAGTTCGGCGTCTCGGGATGTGCGCGTGAATGCGCCGAGGCGCGCGGCAAGGACGTCGGCGTGATCGCCACCGAGAACGGCTGGAATCTCTACGTCGCCGGCAACGGCGGGCAGAGCCCGAAGCATGCCCAGCTGCTGGCCAGCGGAGTGGATGACCAGACGCTGGTCGCCTACATTGATCGGTACCTGATGTTCTACATCCGCACCGCCGATCGCCTGCAGCGCACTGCGCCGTGGCTGGAGGCGATGGAGGGCGGTCTCGATCATCTGAAAGCGGTGGTCTGCGACGACAGCCTGGGTCTCGCCGGCGATCTCGAAGAGGCCATGGCTCGTCACGTCGCCGGCTATCGGGACGAATGGGCGGCCGTATTGGAGGATGAGGAGAAGCTCAAGCGCTTCGTGTCCTTCGTCAACGCACCGGAGGTGGTCGACCC
- a CDS encoding MFS transporter yields MPVLPASVRTALARDHRITDWDPEDRTAWDNGNAAIAKRNLVWSVICEHVGFSVWSLFSVMALFMGPEYGISLDQKFIIAATATFVGSCLRIPYTQATARFGGRNWAIFSAIVLLIPTALTMMLMLNPGDFGFGWFLGVAALTGFGGGNFASSMTNINAFYPQRLKGWALGLNAGGGNIGVPVVQLIGLAVIWLASDQPEIVCAIYLVALAVAGVGAAIYMDNLDHQTSSGRAMIDCLKHRDTWLICLLYIGTFGSFIGFGFAFAQVLNISFTEAGAAKPALAAATIAWIGPLLGSLSRPYGGKLADRVGGGKVTLYCFAAMTLSAAILVVAGTVADSSGQISGGVLTAFVVGFILLFLLSGISNGSVYKIIPTIWENKSRELTGLNALGKTKWSRSMSGALIGIAGAAGGLGGVGINLVLRASYQSNQSATVAFWIFMGFYVLAGVITYVFYVRRPMVITETTDLQVAADTVAAGDPADGAGTVDKAMA; encoded by the coding sequence ATGCCCGTACTGCCCGCCTCGGTGCGGACCGCGCTGGCGCGCGACCACCGGATCACCGACTGGGATCCCGAGGATCGCACCGCCTGGGACAACGGCAACGCCGCCATCGCCAAGCGGAACCTCGTATGGTCGGTGATCTGCGAACACGTCGGATTCTCCGTGTGGTCGCTGTTCTCGGTGATGGCGCTGTTCATGGGGCCGGAGTACGGCATCAGCCTCGATCAGAAGTTCATCATCGCGGCGACCGCCACCTTTGTCGGTTCCTGTCTGCGAATTCCCTACACCCAGGCGACGGCGCGATTCGGCGGACGCAACTGGGCCATCTTCAGCGCCATCGTCCTGCTCATCCCGACCGCGCTGACCATGATGTTGATGTTGAACCCGGGCGACTTCGGGTTCGGCTGGTTCCTCGGGGTCGCGGCGCTCACCGGATTCGGTGGCGGCAACTTCGCCTCGTCGATGACCAACATCAACGCCTTCTACCCGCAGCGCCTCAAGGGCTGGGCGCTCGGTCTCAACGCCGGCGGCGGCAACATCGGTGTGCCGGTGGTGCAGCTCATCGGTCTCGCGGTGATCTGGCTGGCCTCCGATCAGCCCGAGATCGTCTGCGCCATCTACCTGGTCGCGTTGGCCGTGGCCGGAGTCGGCGCGGCGATCTACATGGACAACCTCGATCACCAGACCTCGAGTGGCCGCGCGATGATCGACTGCCTCAAGCACCGCGACACCTGGCTGATCTGCCTGCTCTACATCGGCACCTTCGGCTCGTTCATCGGCTTCGGTTTCGCATTCGCCCAGGTTCTCAACATCAGCTTCACGGAGGCCGGCGCCGCCAAGCCGGCCCTGGCCGCGGCCACGATCGCCTGGATCGGGCCCCTGCTCGGTTCGCTGTCGCGGCCCTATGGTGGCAAGCTCGCCGACCGCGTCGGTGGCGGCAAGGTGACGTTGTACTGCTTCGCCGCGATGACGCTGTCCGCCGCGATCCTCGTGGTCGCCGGCACCGTCGCCGACAGCAGCGGTCAGATCAGCGGCGGCGTGCTCACCGCGTTCGTCGTCGGCTTCATCCTGCTGTTCCTGCTCTCCGGGATCTCCAACGGCTCGGTCTACAAGATCATCCCGACCATCTGGGAGAACAAGTCCAGGGAACTGACCGGCCTCAACGCCCTGGGCAAGACCAAGTGGTCGCGCAGCATGTCCGGTGCGCTGATCGGTATCGCCGGTGCGGCGGGCGGTCTCGGCGGGGTCGGCATCAACCTGGTGCTGCGGGCGAGCTATCAGAGCAATCAATCGGCCACCGTGGCCTTCTGGATCTTCATGGGCTTCTATGTCCTCGCCGGCGTCATCACCTATGTGTTCTACGTGCGTCGTCCGATGGTGATCACCGAGACCACCGACCTGCAGGTCGCCGCCGACACCGTCGCAGCGGGGGACCCGGCAGATGGGGCCGGGACCGTCGACAAGGCCATGGCCTGA
- a CDS encoding TIGR02569 family protein encodes MNTVEPPDHVLNTFGLTAHPPIQMGDSWVGGWRVGEVVLSLVPDHARAAWSASVRESLYVEGLRIARPFRATDGRYVVSGWRADTYIAGAPEPRHDEVVLVADRLHAATATLERPRFLLQSPAPPHTDVDVFTAADRAAWEDVPLRTARAAGMGEPTSPDGAQSVEMLKTLATLRKNVSLESQVVHGDLFGTVLFAGAAAPGITDIVPYWRPASWAAAVVVVDSLAWGGADDDLVRRWADQQEWPQMMLRAAMFRLAVHALHPRATAGALPGLQRVVDLVRLML; translated from the coding sequence GTGAACACCGTCGAGCCGCCCGACCACGTGCTGAACACGTTCGGGCTGACCGCGCATCCACCGATCCAGATGGGTGATTCGTGGGTCGGCGGTTGGCGGGTCGGTGAGGTCGTGTTGTCGCTGGTACCCGACCATGCGCGCGCCGCGTGGTCGGCGTCGGTGCGGGAATCGCTGTACGTCGAAGGGTTGCGGATCGCGCGGCCGTTCCGGGCCACCGACGGTCGGTATGTGGTGTCCGGGTGGCGCGCGGACACCTACATCGCGGGCGCACCCGAGCCACGTCACGACGAGGTGGTCCTGGTCGCCGATCGGCTGCATGCGGCCACCGCGACGCTGGAAAGGCCGCGGTTTCTGCTCCAGTCGCCTGCACCGCCGCACACCGACGTCGACGTGTTCACCGCCGCGGATCGTGCGGCATGGGAGGATGTCCCGTTGCGCACCGCGCGCGCGGCCGGCATGGGGGAGCCGACCTCGCCGGATGGCGCCCAGAGCGTCGAGATGCTGAAAACCCTTGCCACCCTTCGCAAGAACGTGTCATTGGAGTCCCAGGTGGTGCACGGTGACCTGTTCGGCACCGTGTTGTTCGCCGGGGCCGCCGCCCCCGGCATCACCGACATCGTGCCGTACTGGCGACCCGCCTCGTGGGCGGCGGCGGTGGTCGTCGTGGATTCGTTGGCCTGGGGTGGCGCCGACGACGACCTCGTGCGACGCTGGGCAGATCAACAGGAATGGCCGCAGATGATGCTGCGTGCGGCGATGTTCCGCCTGGCGGTCCATGCGTTACATCCGCGTGCCACCGCCGGCGCACTGCCGGGTCTGCAACGAGTGGTCGACCTCGTGCGCTTGATGCTGTAG
- the moeZ gene encoding adenylyltransferase/sulfurtransferase MoeZ, protein MSSLPPLVEPAAELSNEEVARYSRHLIIPDVGMDGQKRLKNAKVLVIGAGGLGSPTLLYLAAAGVGTIGIVEFDVVDESNLQRQVIHGQSDIGRPKAESARDSILEINPFVTVNLHDERLEPEGAIELFSQYDLILDGTDNFATRYLVNDAAVLAHKPYVWGSIFRFEGQASVFWEDAPDGRGLNYRDLYPQAPPPGMVPSCAEGGVLGILCASIGSIMGTEAIKLICGIGEPLLGRLMVYDALDMSYRTIKIRKDPEGERVTELIDYDDFCGVVSNEAADAADGSTLTAAELKDKIDAGDRVALVDVREPVEWDIVHIDGATLIPKDEILSGAGLAKLPQDRPTVLYCKTGVRSAEALAALKRAGFADATHLQGGVTAWANQVDKTLPVY, encoded by the coding sequence GTGTCGTCCTTGCCCCCGCTGGTCGAACCCGCAGCGGAACTGTCCAATGAGGAGGTGGCCCGCTACAGCCGCCACCTGATCATCCCGGATGTGGGGATGGACGGTCAGAAGCGGCTGAAGAACGCCAAGGTGCTGGTGATCGGTGCGGGTGGTCTGGGATCGCCCACACTGCTGTATCTGGCCGCCGCGGGTGTCGGCACGATCGGCATCGTCGAGTTCGACGTGGTCGACGAGTCCAACCTGCAGCGTCAGGTCATCCACGGGCAGTCCGACATCGGCCGGCCCAAGGCGGAGAGTGCCCGCGACTCGATCCTCGAGATCAACCCGTTCGTCACTGTCAACCTGCACGACGAACGTCTGGAACCCGAGGGTGCCATCGAACTGTTCTCGCAGTACGACCTGATTCTCGACGGCACGGACAACTTCGCCACCCGCTACCTCGTCAACGACGCCGCGGTGCTCGCGCACAAGCCGTATGTGTGGGGATCGATTTTCCGCTTCGAGGGGCAGGCATCGGTGTTCTGGGAGGACGCACCCGACGGACGTGGCCTCAACTATCGCGATCTGTATCCGCAGGCGCCGCCGCCCGGGATGGTGCCCTCGTGCGCCGAGGGCGGCGTACTCGGCATCCTGTGCGCCTCGATCGGCTCGATCATGGGCACCGAGGCCATCAAGTTGATCTGTGGCATCGGCGAGCCGCTGCTCGGTCGGCTGATGGTCTACGACGCGCTCGACATGAGCTACCGCACCATCAAGATCCGCAAGGACCCGGAAGGTGAGCGCGTCACCGAACTCATCGACTACGACGACTTCTGCGGGGTCGTGTCGAACGAGGCCGCCGACGCTGCGGACGGCTCGACGCTGACCGCCGCCGAGCTCAAGGACAAGATCGACGCCGGCGATCGCGTCGCGCTGGTCGACGTCCGGGAGCCGGTGGAGTGGGACATCGTCCACATCGACGGCGCCACATTGATCCCCAAGGACGAGATCCTCTCCGGCGCCGGCCTCGCGAAACTCCCGCAGGACCGGCCGACGGTGCTGTACTGCAAGACCGGCGTCCGCTCCGCGGAGGCGCTCGCCGCGCTCAAACGTGCGGGCTTCGCCGATGCAACGCACCTGCAGGGCGGCGTCACCGCCTGGGCCAATCAGGTGGACAAGACGCTGCCGGTCTACTGA
- a CDS encoding DUF3152 domain-containing protein, translating to MRTTNMGAGTGVPAEPMRTRPKPDQPLRARWDPTDDNGRIRVDRDAQPERKKQSALGRFVATYGWRAYAIPVLVVLTVVLVVVTVRSGDDTAFVPAADVNPDAAARNTDVSKETGPIGAPTGTIEPESLPAGTLPDGGAYTERGREVYHVVPGAGRQVGTGGEVYTYTVEVENGLNAQDFGGDRSFAKMVDATLANPRSWTGDGKVSFRRIDSGEPDLRITLASPATTRELCGYQIQLETSCFYPPEERVTLNEARWVRGAISYQGDDLLYRQYLINHETGHGIGYEAHEPCKEDGALAPVMMQQSFGVANSEIMALDPDMQADRGLVCKPNPWPFPNL from the coding sequence ATGCGCACAACGAACATGGGGGCGGGTACGGGGGTTCCGGCGGAGCCGATGCGGACTCGACCGAAACCGGACCAGCCCCTGCGCGCCCGCTGGGATCCCACCGACGACAACGGTCGGATACGCGTCGATCGCGACGCTCAGCCCGAGCGCAAGAAGCAGAGCGCGCTGGGCCGGTTCGTCGCCACCTACGGGTGGCGCGCCTACGCCATCCCGGTGCTGGTCGTGTTGACCGTCGTCCTCGTCGTGGTCACCGTGCGGTCGGGCGATGACACCGCCTTCGTGCCCGCTGCGGACGTCAATCCCGACGCGGCCGCACGCAACACCGATGTGAGCAAGGAGACCGGACCGATCGGGGCGCCCACGGGAACCATCGAACCCGAATCGTTGCCTGCCGGGACCTTGCCCGACGGGGGGGCCTACACCGAACGGGGCCGTGAGGTCTATCACGTGGTGCCCGGAGCCGGGCGGCAGGTGGGCACGGGTGGGGAGGTGTACACGTACACCGTCGAGGTCGAGAACGGGCTCAACGCGCAGGACTTCGGCGGCGACCGGTCGTTCGCGAAGATGGTCGACGCGACGCTGGCCAACCCGCGGAGTTGGACCGGGGACGGGAAGGTCAGTTTCCGGCGGATCGACTCGGGTGAACCCGATTTGCGCATCACCTTGGCGTCGCCGGCCACCACCCGGGAGTTGTGTGGCTATCAGATCCAGCTCGAGACCTCGTGCTTCTACCCGCCGGAGGAGCGGGTGACCCTCAACGAGGCACGATGGGTGCGCGGGGCCATCTCTTATCAGGGTGATGATCTGTTGTATCGGCAGTACCTGATCAACCACGAGACCGGGCACGGCATCGGCTATGAGGCGCACGAGCCGTGTAAGGAGGACGGTGCGCTGGCCCCGGTGATGATGCAGCAGTCCTTCGGTGTGGCCAACAGCGAGATCATGGCGCTCGACCCCGACATGCAGGCAGATCGCGGCTTGGTCTGCAAGCCGAATCCCTGGCCGTTCCCCAACCTGTGA
- a CDS encoding TetR/AcrR family transcriptional regulator — translation MSTTTNPSNGAARNTRLPRSARRMQLLDAASEIFVERGYHSAGMDEIAVHAGVSKPVLYQHFPSKLDLYIAVVDSHAEKLVSDVNRALLTTTDNKQRVRAAVEAFFDFIDQDNSGYRLIFSSDAKDPAVIRRVEGATEACVDAVYGLVMHDSGLDPYRSRMLAAGLVGASQVNARYWLEAKRPVDKRAAVDTTVALLWGGLSHVPLQGTSAGEDDSDERP, via the coding sequence ATGTCGACCACCACAAACCCGTCGAACGGCGCCGCGCGCAACACGCGTCTGCCGCGTAGCGCCCGGCGCATGCAGCTGCTCGACGCAGCCAGCGAGATCTTTGTGGAGCGCGGCTACCACTCCGCCGGCATGGACGAGATCGCCGTGCATGCCGGCGTCAGCAAGCCGGTGCTGTACCAGCACTTCCCGTCGAAACTCGACCTGTACATCGCCGTCGTCGACTCCCATGCCGAGAAACTGGTCAGCGATGTCAACCGCGCCCTGTTGACCACCACCGACAACAAGCAGCGGGTACGGGCCGCGGTGGAGGCGTTCTTCGACTTCATCGACCAGGACAACTCCGGCTACCGACTGATCTTCTCCTCGGACGCGAAGGACCCGGCGGTGATCCGCCGGGTGGAGGGCGCCACCGAGGCGTGCGTGGATGCCGTGTACGGACTCGTCATGCACGACTCCGGGCTCGATCCTTACCGATCGCGGATGCTCGCGGCGGGGCTGGTGGGCGCCAGTCAGGTCAACGCCCGCTACTGGCTCGAGGCCAAACGCCCCGTCGACAAGCGGGCCGCGGTGGATACGACCGTCGCCCTGCTGTGGGGCGGCCTGTCCCATGTGCCGCTGCAGGGCACGTCCGCCGGTGAGGACGACTCCGACGAGCGCCCCTGA
- a CDS encoding DUF3107 domain-containing protein: MAVEVKIGITDSPRELSIQTTLTSDKAYSEVEAALSGSGQLLALTDDKGARYLVPVTKIAYVEVGSTENRRVGFVAS, translated from the coding sequence ATGGCCGTTGAAGTGAAGATCGGTATCACCGACAGTCCTCGTGAGCTGTCCATCCAGACCACGCTCACCAGCGACAAGGCGTACTCGGAGGTCGAGGCGGCGCTGTCGGGGAGCGGACAACTGCTCGCGCTGACCGACGACAAGGGCGCGCGCTACCTCGTGCCGGTCACGAAGATCGCCTACGTCGAGGTGGGCAGCACCGAGAACCGGCGGGTCGGCTTCGTGGCCTCCTGA
- a CDS encoding ferritin-like fold-containing protein, with product MSTAPHPSGVSPDPAEAATTSDDAAGIGKLFAVLLAGEYAAFYRLIDESRMAPDVASKVAIARMAASEINHYDTLAAQVTAHGIEPTAAVERYRSIFDDYHRVTTPKTWYEALVKAYVGDGLAADFYTEVSGVLPDHAQGVIREVMAETANSRFAREQVAAAVAADPALRSPLTLWGRRLLGEAVTHAQWVLAAEEEVTDLLFAGSASLHGIAGFFDAITSDHATRMRELGLGE from the coding sequence ATGTCGACTGCGCCGCACCCGTCCGGAGTGTCCCCCGACCCTGCTGAAGCCGCCACGACCAGCGACGACGCGGCCGGCATCGGCAAGTTGTTCGCGGTCCTGCTGGCGGGTGAGTACGCAGCGTTCTACCGCCTCATCGACGAGTCCCGGATGGCGCCCGATGTGGCGAGCAAGGTGGCGATCGCGCGCATGGCGGCCTCGGAGATCAATCACTACGACACCTTGGCGGCACAGGTCACCGCGCACGGCATCGAGCCGACCGCGGCCGTCGAGCGCTACCGGTCGATCTTCGACGACTATCACCGCGTCACCACCCCGAAGACCTGGTACGAGGCGCTGGTGAAGGCCTATGTCGGCGACGGACTCGCGGCCGACTTCTACACCGAGGTCTCCGGGGTGCTGCCCGACCACGCGCAGGGTGTGATCCGCGAGGTGATGGCCGAGACCGCGAACTCCCGGTTCGCCCGCGAGCAGGTGGCGGCGGCGGTCGCCGCGGACCCGGCGCTGAGATCTCCGCTGACCCTGTGGGGGCGGCGACTGCTCGGTGAGGCGGTCACGCACGCCCAGTGGGTGCTGGCCGCCGAGGAGGAGGTCACCGACCTCCTGTTCGCCGGTTCGGCGTCGTTGCACGGGATCGCCGGCTTCTTCGATGCGATCACCTCCGATCACGCGACCCGGATGCGTGAGCTCGGCCTCGGCGAGTGA
- a CDS encoding DEAD/DEAH box helicase, whose amino-acid sequence MSNTTGTESRDDVQTTIVDETHTSPTFAELGVHDSIVEALGDDGKTHTFAIQELTLPLALSGDDLIGQARTGMGKTFGFGVPMLHRLATAEASGLRPLDNTPRALVIVPTRELCLQVTGDLEIAAKKLDVTLADGTTRPLKITSIYGGRPYDSQIADLKSGVDLVVGTPGRLLDLAQQGHLILGKVAVLVLDEADEMLDLGFLPDIERIMAALPTPRQTMLFSATMPGPIVTLARTFLHRPTHIRAEHANDSAVHERTTQYIYRAHALDKAELVARILQAEGRGATMIFTRTKRTAQKVADDLGERGFSVGAVHGDLGQVAREKALKRFRNGDIDVLVATDVAARGIDVEDVTHVINYQCPEDDKTYVHRIGRTGRAGRTGIAITLVDWDELHRWELINSALGIDVPEPVETYSTSEHLRAELSIPESATGRIAAPKPSGEREERRSRSSRPKSDRVRRRTRGGQSADSTAQTSDAGGNENKKPAAKNATTDNGGDTAGGDRPRRRRRRRGGAKRGAASGEQQTEKTTTVAAAE is encoded by the coding sequence ATGAGCAATACCACCGGGACCGAATCCCGAGACGACGTCCAGACGACGATCGTCGACGAAACCCACACCTCCCCGACCTTCGCCGAACTCGGCGTACACGACAGCATCGTCGAGGCACTCGGCGACGACGGCAAGACCCATACGTTCGCGATCCAGGAACTCACCCTGCCGCTGGCACTGTCCGGCGACGACCTGATCGGCCAGGCCCGCACGGGCATGGGCAAGACCTTCGGGTTCGGTGTGCCGATGCTGCACCGACTCGCCACGGCAGAGGCGTCCGGTCTGCGGCCGCTGGACAACACTCCGCGTGCCCTGGTCATCGTGCCGACCCGCGAATTGTGTCTGCAGGTGACCGGCGATCTCGAGATCGCCGCCAAGAAGCTCGACGTCACCCTCGCCGACGGCACGACCCGACCCTTGAAGATCACCTCGATCTACGGCGGCCGGCCCTACGACTCACAGATCGCCGACCTCAAGTCCGGTGTCGACCTGGTCGTCGGCACCCCCGGGCGACTGCTGGACCTCGCACAACAGGGTCACCTCATCCTCGGCAAGGTGGCCGTCCTCGTACTCGACGAAGCCGACGAGATGCTCGACCTCGGGTTCCTGCCCGACATCGAACGGATCATGGCGGCCCTACCCACACCGCGGCAGACAATGCTCTTCTCGGCCACGATGCCGGGTCCGATCGTCACCCTGGCCCGCACGTTCCTGCATCGTCCGACGCACATCCGCGCCGAGCACGCCAACGACTCGGCCGTGCACGAACGGACCACCCAGTACATCTACCGCGCCCATGCCCTGGACAAGGCGGAACTCGTCGCGCGCATCCTGCAGGCCGAGGGCCGCGGCGCCACGATGATCTTCACCCGGACCAAGCGGACGGCCCAGAAGGTCGCCGACGACCTGGGCGAGCGCGGTTTCTCGGTCGGCGCGGTGCACGGCGACCTCGGCCAGGTGGCGCGGGAGAAGGCACTGAAGCGCTTCCGCAACGGCGACATCGACGTGCTGGTCGCCACCGATGTCGCCGCCCGCGGCATCGACGTGGAGGACGTCACGCACGTCATCAACTACCAGTGCCCGGAGGACGACAAGACCTACGTGCATCGCATCGGCCGCACCGGGCGCGCCGGCCGTACCGGCATCGCGATCACCCTGGTCGACTGGGACGAACTGCACCGCTGGGAGCTGATCAACTCCGCATTGGGTATCGACGTGCCCGAACCGGTGGAGACCTATTCGACCTCGGAGCATCTGCGCGCCGAACTCTCGATCCCGGAATCGGCCACCGGGCGCATCGCCGCGCCGAAGCCATCCGGCGAACGTGAGGAACGGCGTAGCCGGTCGTCACGACCCAAGTCCGACCGGGTGCGTCGCCGTACCCGCGGCGGCCAGTCCGCCGACAGCACGGCGCAGACCTCGGACGCCGGCGGAAACGAGAACAAGAAGCCCGCGGCAAAGAACGCCACCACCGACAACGGCGGCGATACCGCCGGAGGCGACCGGCCGCGTCGGCGACGTCGCCGTCGCGGTGGCGCCAAGCGCGGCGCGGCGTCCGGCGAGCAGCAGACGGAGAAGACCACGACCGTGGCCGCAGCCGAGTGA